The following proteins are co-located in the Roseovarius arcticus genome:
- a CDS encoding DsbA family oxidoreductase, with protein MVKLDIVSDPICPWCYIGKTLLDRALEQRPEHPFVVEWHPFQLNPDMPAVGMDRRAYLEGKFGGKDAAIAAYAPVVERAEAVGLNIDFGAIKRTPNTLNAHRLIHWAGIEGKQNAAAMALFAAYFTQGSDIGDAEVLADIADGIGMNAAIIAKLLASDADADDIRARDAQFREMGVNSVPTFIVAAQHAVPGAQDTAMWLTVMDEIIAQRAAESGA; from the coding sequence ATGGTCAAACTCGATATCGTCTCCGACCCGATTTGCCCTTGGTGCTATATTGGCAAGACCCTGCTGGACCGCGCGCTGGAGCAACGCCCCGAGCATCCCTTTGTGGTCGAGTGGCATCCCTTTCAGCTGAACCCTGATATGCCAGCCGTCGGCATGGACCGCCGCGCCTATCTAGAGGGCAAGTTCGGCGGCAAGGACGCTGCCATCGCCGCCTATGCGCCCGTGGTCGAGCGCGCCGAGGCCGTGGGTCTGAATATCGACTTTGGGGCGATCAAACGTACGCCTAACACGCTGAACGCACACCGCCTGATTCACTGGGCCGGCATCGAAGGCAAACAAAATGCAGCCGCGATGGCGCTCTTTGCGGCCTATTTTACCCAAGGCAGCGACATTGGCGATGCCGAGGTGCTGGCCGACATTGCTGATGGCATTGGCATGAACGCCGCAATCATAGCCAAGCTGCTGGCCTCGGACGCTGACGCGGATGACATTCGCGCGCGCGACGCACAATTCCGCGAGATGGGCGTCAACTCGGTTCCGACGTTCATCGTGGCAGCCCAGCATGCGGTTCCGGGCGCACAGGACACCGCCATGTGGCTGACTGTGATGGACGAAATCATCGCGCAGCGCGCCGCCGAATCTGGCGCTTAG
- a CDS encoding extracellular solute-binding protein, with amino-acid sequence MRSYSFQYLERLSAAAAFVFLGVLAALPALGQPVHGIAMYGDPALPRGYSSLPYANPDAPKGGSITSANVGGFDSLNPFATKGTPPWQLRYLAYESLLGRSWDEPFTLYGLLAETLETDESREWVEFTLNSAAAFSDGSPVTIEDVIWSFETLGTRGHLRYRDFWTRVDSIAQSGPGKIRIEFDTSNGPPDRDLVLLAGLRPILKKSQWSGTEFEDGAIEDIPIGTAPYVVDSYQIDRQVKLRRNPDYWGENLGYRRGTGNFDEIRIDFYGDDAVMKEAFKAGEISYIREFNAERWQEMADLPAVKRGDIELSEVPNSQPSGISGFVMNTRNPPLDDWRVRQALIDAFNFEYINDTLTGGRQPRITSYYSNSELGMRPGPASDAEAALLAPYADSLLPGTLEGYALPTSDGSKRNRDNIRAAADLLADAGWQVENGVLHKDRQPLVLTVVLQQDALVQQATAMMDIYARALERLGITLNVESVDKAQYTVREANYDFDLTYMRRSLSLSPGGEQYFYWGAEGADQPGSRNLMGMDSPAAEGMIRAMLAATNHDDFVTAVRALDRVLISGRYVIPIHQYSVGRIAHDARLHYPEDRLPLYGDGVGFLPEVWWMAD; translated from the coding sequence GCGCCTTTCAGCCGCTGCAGCCTTTGTTTTCTTGGGTGTGCTCGCGGCACTGCCCGCCCTTGGCCAGCCAGTTCACGGTATTGCGATGTACGGCGATCCGGCCCTGCCGCGCGGCTATTCGTCGCTACCCTATGCCAATCCTGACGCGCCCAAGGGCGGTAGCATCACCAGTGCCAATGTCGGTGGATTCGATTCGCTTAACCCTTTTGCGACCAAGGGGACGCCCCCTTGGCAGTTGCGCTACCTGGCCTACGAATCGCTTCTGGGCCGCTCTTGGGACGAGCCGTTTACGCTTTATGGCCTTCTGGCCGAGACGTTGGAGACTGATGAAAGCCGCGAATGGGTGGAATTTACGCTGAATTCCGCCGCCGCGTTCTCTGACGGTAGCCCGGTCACGATCGAGGACGTGATCTGGTCGTTTGAGACGCTGGGCACGCGCGGCCATCTGCGCTACCGCGATTTCTGGACGCGCGTCGATAGCATCGCGCAGTCTGGTCCGGGTAAGATCCGCATCGAGTTCGATACGTCAAATGGCCCGCCCGACCGCGATCTGGTGCTGCTGGCCGGCCTGCGTCCGATCCTGAAAAAATCGCAATGGTCAGGCACAGAGTTTGAGGATGGCGCGATCGAGGATATCCCCATCGGCACCGCGCCCTACGTTGTGGACAGCTACCAGATTGACCGGCAGGTAAAGCTGCGGCGCAACCCTGACTACTGGGGGGAGAACCTGGGTTATCGCCGCGGCACTGGCAATTTTGATGAGATCCGCATCGACTTCTACGGCGACGACGCCGTGATGAAAGAGGCATTCAAAGCGGGTGAGATCAGCTATATCCGCGAATTCAACGCCGAACGTTGGCAGGAGATGGCCGACCTGCCCGCAGTAAAGCGCGGTGATATCGAGCTTAGTGAGGTCCCAAATAGCCAGCCATCGGGCATATCCGGTTTTGTTATGAATACCCGCAATCCCCCGCTGGACGACTGGCGGGTGCGCCAAGCGCTGATTGATGCGTTCAATTTTGAATATATCAACGACACGCTGACTGGCGGGCGGCAACCGCGCATCACCTCGTATTACTCCAATTCCGAACTGGGGATGCGCCCCGGCCCGGCAAGCGATGCTGAGGCCGCGCTGCTGGCCCCCTACGCCGATAGCCTGCTGCCCGGCACGCTGGAAGGATACGCCTTGCCTACCTCCGACGGGTCCAAGCGCAACCGCGACAATATCCGCGCCGCCGCCGACCTGCTGGCAGACGCCGGCTGGCAGGTTGAGAACGGCGTCCTGCACAAGGATCGCCAGCCGCTGGTCCTGACCGTGGTGCTGCAACAGGACGCGCTGGTGCAGCAGGCAACCGCGATGATGGACATCTACGCCCGCGCGCTCGAGCGGTTGGGCATCACCCTGAACGTCGAGAGCGTCGACAAGGCGCAATATACCGTCCGTGAGGCGAATTATGACTTTGACCTCACTTATATGCGACGGTCGCTATCGCTTTCGCCGGGCGGTGAGCAGTATTTCTATTGGGGCGCAGAGGGCGCAGATCAGCCCGGGAGCCGCAATTTGATGGGCATGGACAGCCCGGCGGCCGAGGGTATGATCCGCGCCATGCTGGCTGCTACCAACCACGATGATTTCGTCACGGCGGTACGTGCGCTGGACCGGGTGTTGATTTCGGGCCGCTATGTCATTCCGATACATCAGTATTCGGTGGGCCGTATTGCCCATGACGCCCGCCTGCACTATCCTGAGGACCGGCTGCCCCTCTATGGCGACGGCGTGGGTTTCCTGCCCGAAGTCTGGTGGATGGCCGACTAG
- a CDS encoding entericidin EcnA/B family protein yields MKTMIAICALALLAGCATVDGVGQDISGAARGVQGWF; encoded by the coding sequence ATGAAAACCATGATCGCAATATGTGCGCTGGCATTGCTGGCAGGTTGCGCGACAGTCGACGGCGTCGGCCAAGACATCTCGGGCGCCGCGCGCGGTGTTCAAGGCTGGTTCTAG